The window TTGGTCTGTGACAGCACTGCTCCTATGGCTGTAGCTTACGCATCGCAGGTCACCCAGGTGGGGCTGGAGATATCAAAGGGAGCCAACACTGGGTCTGTGATGAGCTGCACTTTGAGCACACGCACAGCATCAGAGCATGCCTGTGACCACACCCATGACTCATCCTTATGCAGCAGTCGCCGTTGTGGGGCAGTGGTAGCAGAAAATGTGGGGAGAACTTCAGGTAGTAGCCCATCATGCCCAAAAAGCTGCACTCTCTATTCGTAATGCAATTGTGATTGAGACAGTGATAAGTCATCTGGTTCTAACAGCAGAGTTTCACGCACTTTTGCATCATTGGTATGTTCAATTAACTAGTCGTGAATCATTTCATCCTGCAATGCACTGAACTTTGCATGTGCTGGCCAATCCCCGCAAGTTGGCTACGTACTGTGGCACAGACTCACCGGGAAGCTGGTGTCTGTTGCAAAACAGTTGCAAGAGGGTGCTCTGTGGGGCTGCAACGTGTGCGGTCAGTAGTCAGTAGTGTCATAATTGCTTGTGGGGCTGTCTCAAGCGCTCTCAGCACGCGCTGGCCCTCGGCTCCCAAGCAATGCAGTAACACTTTTTTTCACACCCACACTGGGAGTAACATCAATTTTGTTATTGTATCTTTTACTTAACCACTCTTTTTTAGACCACACTAGATGAACACATTGGTCAGGCACGACAGAATGCTTTCGGCACAATCAAACTCGATGCATCACTGAACACTAACTCATTATGCATTTTCAAACAACACAGAACACAAGAGCACAACACTATTGTTAGAATTTTTGGAAGATTTTCCATGTTTTGTTTCAAGCACTTGGCAGGAAGCAAATATGGGCTTTTGGTCTGTACTACAAAAGGGCTGCTTTTGGTTATATTCTGCAGAACATCACCACAGTGAGGGTCAGTATCACAGACGTCAATGACAACGCTCCAGTCTTCAGCTCTGACATCTACAGCAGAAGCATTCTGATTAAAGACGCCAAAGTTGGAGAGGTGCTGCTGACAGTCTCTGCCACGCATAAAGATGTCGGGTCCAATGCAATCATTAGCTACAGGTACAGATCAAGACAAATTCTCATTTATTTAGGATTAATAATATGAAGGCACAACACACTTACCTACATGCATGAATGTTGTCTTTTTGTAGTTTCTCTGAAGACTCTTCCATGGTCGCACTGGACGCTGAAACAGGAGACATtactttgacctctgaccttagCGAGGTCACAGAAGACACGCTGCTAAACCTGACTGCTATAGCAACAGATCATGGCAGACCACCAAAATCTGATGAAGGTTTGGGTGTAGCTTGTTCCCactcatataaatataaaaaagtggtTACACAGTTGTTACTCCATTTTAGCATCCATTCTTCATAAAAGACATAATTTCTTCATTCTTCTCTTTATAGCCAAAGTCTTGATCCATTTCAAAACTGAAGGTTTGGCTTTTGAGAGCTCCTCCTACAACTTTACAATTAAAGAGAACGAACCTCAGGCAACGATAGTAGGTCATGTCAAGGCATTAACAGGGAGTCCACAGGTTACAGTCAGCTATAACATGAAGTCACATGAGGATGTCTTCTCTGTGGATGGTGAGGGAACCATAAAAGCTCTCAGACCGCTggacaaggaggaagaggagtggTACTTCCTCAAAGTAGAGGCCATAGACTCCAGCAGTCCTCCAAACACTGCAGAGACAATGGTATTTTTCTCACTACAAACTAAGGCCAGAAACATACAATGAAAACAAAGGTGACATATCATGAGAATCTGACTTTTCTCATTTTTAAGTGCTATAATTGCGTCTCAGAAAACtgtggaaatgtgaaaatatgccCCTCGTGACATAGAAaaggtatattattattattatattacctCCCCTTAATCTGCATGTTTCCATCAATGGTGCCACCATTTTCTTTTCTTAAGCGACAATGGTGTACTATTTGTAACTCCATTGTGAAAGTTAAAGtgcaataagacatgaaagaaCTTTTTAGTTTAGTACTTGTCATGTGACAGACACGTTAAAACTTATATGATTTAAAACTCATGATTTCAgcccaaaaaattataataaaaaccaaACATGTTTTTAACAGAGTATCTGAGGAATGAGCTGTAAAGGCACAGCCCTATTTTGGAAAAGGGGGCAGGGAgtagcagctcatttgcatttaaagacacaTGCACTAAAACAGCATGTTTCTGCTTCCTCTCAATTCAGgaattttcaaaatgatataataaatgatccGTGGGGTATTTAGAGTTGAACCTTCATAGACACATTCTGggggacacctgagacttatattacatattgtaaaaaggggGATAATAGGTCTCCTTTAATATCTGAACAACACATTGTCCCGTTGTATATGAGGCAACAAAGCAACCAGGAGAATACTTTTCTGGCCTTGCTCTCATACATGTCAAAGTCACATACTGACACAAGCTAAAAGAAATTAGCATCGACTTTCTCTCACTTTATTTTCAGGTCAGTGTTCAGGTTGAGAACGTAAATGAGGCTCCTGTGTTTGACGCTGCAATTTATGAGGCCCATATCCCCAGCAACTCTCCATACAAATGCCCTATAGTGAAGGTTCAGGTAAGTGATAAATGTAATAAACTGCAATTATGTACCTTGGTGTGTAACTTTTCCCATTCATGCTACTAACATCAATCATGCCTTATTTGGGAGATGTGGGCTGCTGTTTTTAAAGTGATCTGAATTTTCTGTATAATTTGGTGTCTGGAATGTTTCTCTCAAAAAGAAGCTAAGCTGCTAGCCAACAAACTATACCTAAACCAAATGAAATTGCATGACCAGACTCTGATTTTAGGGATGTCAATAGACTAGACCATTAGTAACATATAGTAACTGTACAAAGGTTCAAGGATGGAAAGGAAGAGGATGAGGGGTCGGCTTGACTGCTGATGTTTTTATTAAAGAATAACTTATGACTACGGACGGTGTCACTCGTACCGGCAACAACAAACTAGACACACTTCCGGGTTGCGGCTTCCGGCTCGTGCGGTCGTCATAGTCCTTCTCTCTCTACTACTCCGGTTTCCCCTGGTGTtaaatactctctccacgccagttactgaaacaagagacaggtgttgatTATTTCCGTTCAACCCGTTTACTCACTGTTCGTCTCCGgactctctctcccgctgcaggcTTCGCTAAACCATGCCTCCGCCTCCAcagtaacatttttgtttgtaattggTTGAAATGTTGTGTTTCCTTTAGGCATCAGACCCTGATGTTGGCGAGAGCTCAAAACTGCAGTATTCCCTACTGGAGCACTGTCCACTGCTAGATGTAGATGTAAACACTGGTCAGCTCTACGTACTGGATGTATCCGGTTTTGGAGACAGTCTGTTCACCTTACAGGTTAAAGCCACTGATGAACTTGGACTATTCACAACTACAACAGTACAGGTAAGCAGAGTCATTTCAATGCCATTTTGATTGGAAGCCATAAAACAAAGCCATCAGTGCAATGCATTCAGtgatcaaataaacattttttgtgCTTGCCTGCAGATCAAAGTGAGAGAAATTGCAAGTGACAACTTTGTGGTCATTCCAAAAAAGCCTAAGTTCAAGCTGAAAGAGATGATGCCAAAGAAATGATTCCCCTGCTCGGCATGGACTGTTTGGAGGAGTGATTTGTGTACTACATTTCCAAGTCTTGAACAAAACAAGACATAGTTTTTTTAACcaattattttgaataaacagTTCTTTCTGgtttacaaattaatttaaaccatttttgttataattaataGTTCATTGGTACTTTTGAGCACTGTGTGTTTTTCCTCAGTTCTTTGTGAAAATCTGTGAAAATCCTCAGTGTGAATCCTGAAGTTGCAGAGCATACTCAGAGAGCTTTATATCCATGGACACCTATTGTAATGTCATGTAGGCTAGATGAAACAGTGTTTTGAATTACACGATTGCATTACATGATTTTAATGTACAACATGGGAGACAGAGAACCACTAAATGCAAAGCTTGATGACTGCAATTGTAAACACAAcacttattttcattattttggtgATGGATCATTGGAGCTAGCTTACTTCCTGTTCTAAACAGACAGATGCTAGCATGATAACAACTGACAGAATGTGAAAGCTGAGCtatgttttattaaaagcaaCATGCACAATTATTGTGATTACTGGGTGGCTGGTGCGCTACAAATAATGAATGGaagatgttaaatattatttacaatcaTTTACTGTATTATACCGTGGATTTTAACAGAGAGACGGTAATCTTATATTGGCTGAATCATCTTAAAATAAACTATGTAACAAAACAGTGTAATAAAAAGAGAACAGTACCAATAGAGATGGCGTGATGGTAGAAGAATAATCACAGAAATGAGGCAAGTTAGGATTGGCCAGCTTTTGTTGTTAATACCAGGAAGTCTGCTATTTGCTCACACATAAACCAATTCATGCATTCCTTTTATCAACAGTTAAATACATGCATGAATAAAAGCTGAGGAAAAACCATTTTTAACATGCAAATTCAGAAGTCGATCAAGGCCATTAAAATGCTTGCACAGTCCTACACCACTTCATGGGTCGACATTTCACTCAGTAATATTATATAGTTATGATTTATATGTTGTTGTCTGTTTGATGATCACGTTAGCTCAATGCTTCTATCACtattttctgcttcttcttctttgcTTGTTTTGGGATCTTGAGATTTTGTACTATTTCAAAAGATGCCTCATGGCACACTCTACTGTATAAGAGTGAAAACATGGATTGAAGGGAAATTCCATCAATGGCAGGAAAGAGTTAAGAAACACCCAAATTATGAGTTTTTTTTCCACCTGTCTGCCAAAATAAATTGGCTCAATTGAAACTAAATGCTTTTTaggtttaatgtttcagtaaacatTCAAATCCTTAATTACATAAAATGATCAGCACAAGATATAATAAACTTTCAAACCTTTATACAAAGTGTTTATTGTGTGTGACCTTTGATTTGTTctgtaatgcaaataaaatgttggtgtaataaatatatatatatctggttcTGAAAAAAAAGGAACTAGTAAGCTGTGATAAGATAACCTTTAATTGTGTTCGTTGTAGCAGCATAGAATAAGGTGGAAAGATTTGGAAAATCTCACTGAGTTACACAGCAGACCAGGATgtgaattattcatttttgtcATGTATCTTTCCAGCCTGTTCAATGTCAGGCCAAAGTCCTGCATAAATGTCATAATTTATGACAATAAATTAGTGGATATTATTAAGGAAGGAATAATGTACTGTTTATAATTGCTGTTTATAATTTCTTTAatgtactgttaaaaaaaaaaagatcaaatctcAGACAGACCTCCTACAGAGGTTGGTTTTATTATAATCATCGGTTCAATCTTATGACCTCACCAATTTATGAACAAACTAATTTAGAGTTTAAATGATTCCATTATGTGACAAGAAAAAGAGTACAGAGGAAAATGAAAGACATAAAGACCAGCGTATGAAGTCAGTTAGCAGAAAACATTAGCATTTGACATTAGAACGTTGCAACTGTCCAATCAGAACGAAGTATTCTGGAAGGCTGTATAATGTTTAACAAGAATAGACCTAAGTGACTAAAACCATTGCAATGGGAAGAAATGATAGAATGAGATTGAATGAGAAGTTAAGGTCGATATCAAAGGTTCAAATCTTAGATATCCTCGAACAAATTCGTAACATCAACTTCTTTCCAGAAAATCCCTCCCACATCATTCCTGCATTATTGGCCTTTATGAAGCACCTTTGATACCTGCTTACAGCAGATACCATATCTGTTTATGACATACAATAAAGAACAGCTCAGAGAGAGATGTTACACAAGAAATAGTGGTTTTCTTCACTTCCAGGCTTCATACAAGCTGTGCTGACAGCGGATTACGGAAAAGATGGCCTCATTTTCAATTTCTATATATTCTCTATTTATTTTAGCGTTTCTGCATGTCCATAGCGTATTGAGTGATACTGGTAAGTCAAATTTCTGTCTGTCTAATAAAGTAAAATGCTTGTCAAGATTTAACCGGAAGATAATGGGACTTAATATTAGTAAAATAGTTATAtttcaaaatgataaaatattttattccatgAGTTTTAAACAAGTAATATTCAATACACGACCAGATACTATGTCGATTCGATTTAGAATGACAACTGAAGCTCGTCAccagaaaaaacactgaaaataaaaatggtggCCAATTTTAAAACTGCctgtttaaatagtttttatgttttgtgtgatTTAATGTTGTTTGTCATATTGAATGTAGGCTTTCAGCCGTCTGTGAAGTCTTTAAGCCAATCACAGATAAACTGTGCGACTGGAACTAATGTCATTGTAGGGAGCGTCCAGGAGGGATATGAAGGTGAGATATGCTAACATATTGTTTACAATATTACATTTGTCTTTTCACTTTTGGAAGAAAACTTTTGTGTTGacataattattagtagtatatatttatactaatctgaaatgtttatattaaaatatttcaaaatatatttgatcaaGTGCTGTTGCTTTTGGGCATTGCAAGAGTAATACAAGAAGCGTGTTagaatacatatttaaatgtgtttaatctgGTTTCAAGGTGAAGTAGAGCGTCTCACTAATATCGGACCTAATGATCGTCTGGTGCTGGAGTCATATCTCTTTCCTGTTGGTTTGGAGTTTGTGGAGCTGATTTATTCTGAAGGAGATTCATCTGCTTCTGTACGAACCAGAAAACCACTGGACGCTGATGAACTAAAGGAGGTTTGTTCCAGCTTCACTGATTCATTGAGTTAGCAGAGACTCAGCTAGTCTCGGTCTTAACTAAGCTTTCTTTACCAATTCTGACATAGCTGATAATATtgcacttgatttttttttcactctttgtgTGCTTTATTTCTTCTAGTATGGAGAGAAATTATATTATTCAGTCACCTGCTTGAACTCAGgggtatgtttatttatttaaacaataccATCATAAAAGAATTCAAACaaagcattatagaaataaagatTCAACATAAAAACTTTGACTATGAAGTCTTCATTGTTCATTTCAGCTAAAAAACCTCCGGACGGTAGACATTCTGGACATCAATGACAACCCTCCGATCTTCCAGAGCGAATCATACAGTGCCACAGTGTCCGAGGTGTGTGTAATGTCTCGTCTCCATACAGCTGTAGTGTGTTTGGTCACTGAGAGATCTCACATCTTTTAGTAAAACCTGTCTTTTGCTCCAGACGACGACTGTGGGTTCAGATGTGCTCAGGGTGAGGGCTGACGATGCAGACGTGTCTCCAGAAAACAACAGAATTACTTATTCTATACTGGTGAGACGTAAACAGCTCTCATGAATTTGATAAATACAATAAGCTGCACTGTGCAACAGCTATGTAAGCTCAGCTTGTGTCCATATCCTCATTTTAATTCATATCTTCCAATCTATTAACAGCCTCCAGTACCAGATGAGTTTGAAGTGAGAGGTGATGGTAACATCAGGTTGAAACAACGTCTGAACTACAACAATGCTCAACAGTACATCTTCACTGTGGAAGCAAGGGTAACAACAAAACCACTAACAGCCTCTGCATCCATTTAGTTTACTACTTTGATTACTAAACTTCAAAGTGCTTCTCTAGTAGTCTATTCTTTGAAGAAATAGTCctcacaaaaatgaaaactaatttaTGGAACCCaaaatgtttagcagaatgtccaagctgcttttTTTCCATATAAAACGGTAACACAGCACAATGTTTCTTTGCAGGATAAAGGAGGACTCAGTGACACAACAACAGTTACAATAACGGTTGAAGATTTTGACAATCTAAACCCTTATTTTGATCACAGTCTCTATAAAGCATCTATTGAGGAAAACCAGGTAAACGATGAGGAGAGAAGACCAATTCTTGAAAAACTTCTGAGCACACAAAATAAACTCTCTTTTCTGTTCATGTCCAGGCAGGACAATTGTCAGATGTCACTCCTGAGGAAATAAAAGCTCAAGATGGCGACACGGGCGTCAACGAGCCTGTCGTTTACAGCATAACAGCAGGTACTGTAACAGAATTACAACACACAAGACTCAAGTCTGATAATATGGAGGGatataaaaatcaaacaaacaacagTCAAACACTGTAAAAGACAATTGATAAAACAAGTACTTTACACCCCTAATAATATACGTATATTTGAATATTCTGAATTAAGTTTCTGGTAATAAAGTGCACATATCCACATTCTTGTTCCAGTCTTTCCAAATGAATATCAGAGCAACTTTGAAATTGATCGAAACAGTGGCGTCATCTCTGTGACAACAGCTCTAGACAGAGAGGAAATTGACCAGATAACGGTTAACATACAGGTATAAGACATTTCTAAACACATTATCATTTAGTTATGAATCTGAAGAGATTTCAGTATTTTGATTCTTCATGTTTTCTCACGAATGTTTCCTTGTAAAAACAGGCAGCTCAGCGTGATGATGTCAGTAAAACAGCAAACGCTGTGGTGTCTGTCACCATTAAGGACATGGATGACAACCCGCCCAAATTTGACCAGGATCAATACACAGAGTCTATTCTGGAAAATTCACCACAGGACCAGTTTGTGCTTCACACAAGAATCACTGATCTAGACCTGGTACTGTTCCTGAAAACCTTGCTGTCTgtttgtacaaataaaataaaaactgagaaAATAATTTACCAAGTGACCTCTTTCATCCCAGGGAGGATTTGTGGGAACAATTCGGATTATTCCCGAGACCGTCCCTTTTTCAATCAGCCCTGATGGAATAATTCGGGTGAAAAGCTCAGTGGACCTAGACAGAGAAACCACAGCTAGCTTCAGTTTTCAAGTAAGAATAAGgctcattttataataaaatataaatatgaatattgtgCAGTGAAAAATTATGAAACACTAATTTTGTAAAGGTTGAAGCACAAGAAAACCCTCCTTCTAGCAGCAAAGCAACAGCAGATGTGACCATTACCTTGCTGGATGAGAATGACAACAGTCCACAGTTTACAACTTCCTCGTATGAGGGCAAAGTTTTCAGCAACCAGACTGTTGGAATGCAGGTTGTCCAGGTGATGAATCATTGATTTGTCgagtcatttaaatgttttaaaagcataatcagtattttagtatattttcagAGATTGTGGAACCATAATGTCATTATAAGATGACTACTACTCCATAAACGGTGGAAAGAAGTTGTATACTAActaaacatacatacattttcatgtaaGGTCGAGGCAGCAGACCTGGATGAAGGTCCAAACGGGGAAATCAGCTACTCCATTGAGTTTGGAAATGAGAGAggtcattttgaaattaatgaGAATAATGGGGAGATTACACTAATTAACCAAATTGACCTGGTGGTCAATACAATCCTTGAGTTTGCACTCTATGTTACTGCAAAAGATGGTAAGTTTTCAGATCTATAGGTGTTTTGGCAGACATTTGATGGAGGCCAATATGGCTGTGGAAACTTTAGTTTTGGCTCATAAACCACTGTACTTTCTTTTCATACTATTAGGGGGTGCTATTACCAGATCAACTGCTGCAATTGTGAATATCAAGGCACCTGGAGAGTCTCATCCTCAGTTCCTCCGGGACAGCTACCAGGGACAAGTAGAGGAGGATCAGGCAGACGCAGATATCGTGAAGGTCCTTACAGCACAAACAGTTATCTTATAAGAGCTTCTTTTCCAAGGCACTGTCTCTGTAACTGATATAAAAGCCTTTGATGATAATAATAGtctgctgaattaaaaaaaaaaaaaacgaagataTTTTCACTAGACTTGGTACACTTATGTATGGGCTCAGTCTGAGGACACATGGAATAAATGGTAGAGCTTGGCCACTTGGTGGTGCTATAACAGGACAAAATATCAAATAATCTGTAAAGCCTCTATTTTCCACTGAGCGGTACGGTACGGTACAAGTACAGTACAATTCGGGATGGTTGACCCTTATCTGGCTTGCATTTCCACCGCCAACCGTAGCTTTACTTGATGCTGGAAAGTAACGATTGACGTCATTTTCAAACGAAGAAGAAAGCATGACATTGtcttgtttgtatgtgtgtgaaaatattacattttaaaatatatggatCATGGTCATTATATATGGTCATTGGTAATATATGGTCATTATATAACGAATGAAGGAGATGCTTCATTCCCCTTGTGTGCAGTTGGCTATTTTGGTACTATTCACAACTTCTGACAAGGAAAACCAAATAATTGCATACCGTACTGCACTGTACTGAACCATACTGCTCACTGGAAACGAGGCTTTACAATCAATTCGTTAGTCCAATCCACTTTAACCTACTGACATAAAAGGAGCATCAAAGTGGTCCATACAGCttatgcactatattccaagccTTCTAAAGTTACTCAACTGCATTGTGTGAAGAAACAACTGAAGGAATTGTTATCTACTGAAAATCAGAAGTCTTGGAATAAAGCATGcatttctttaaatgttaatCAATTTTGAGTTCTCACATACTGTAATAAAGACAGTGGAAATCTTGTAAATAGTCTAATCATGGAACAATATGGACTCTCTCATTTACAGGTCGACTTCCTGTCCCTTGAACCTATAGTTCCTGTCATCTTAAAGGTTGAGAGTGATGCTGACAAGTTCTCCATAAACCAGGATACAGGTGTTCTCTCGACCAAAGTCAAGCTAGACTTTGAGGAGAAGAGCAGCTACACTGTGCAGGTGTCGATATCGGATGGTACTAATCGAGATGAGACATCAGTCTTGGTTGAGGTGTTGGACATCAATGACAACAGTCCAGTGTTTGAAAGTCACCCTGCTACTGTCCCAGTACCAGAAGATCACAAGGTGGGAGATGAAGTGACGTCCGTAAATGCCACGGATGCAGATTCAGGGTTTAATGGTGAAGTGCGATACACTCTCCTGGGAGGTGCTGGGAGATTTAGTGTTGACCAAGAAACAGGAGTGATAACCCTAGCAGCTCCCCTTGACAGGGAGACCCAAGATGAGTACCGCTTAGTGATCACTGCCCAAGATCAGGGTCGCCCATCACGTTCAGCTACCACCACTCTGGACATCTCCGTGACTGACATCAATGACAATGCTCCCATATTTTCTGAACAACAGTATAAGATCACAGTGTCCGAGCATGTTGAAGTAGGAACAAACATCATAGACCTCAAGGCGACAGACAAAGATGACGGTGAAAATGCTATCGTGACTTATCACATTGTCAAACAGGAGCCTCCTGCAACACCACTCGTCTTTACCATTGATGAAGAGTCTGGCTCCATAAGCCTAGCTGGAAAACTGGACTTTGGCAAAGTAAAGAGTTACACTCTAGACGTGGAGGGACGAGATGGAGGAAACCCTGTTCTCACTGGCAGTGTTTCTGTAACAGTGTGGGTTGAGGACGTAAACGATAAAGCTCCTGTGTTCAGTAAGGACCAGTATGACGTGTCCGTCTATGAAAACATTGCAGGTGGAACTGCTCTGGTGTATTTGGTGGTTTCAGATGCGGATGAGGTAAGAAAAGTAGATGCTAGAATGACATTGGTTGTTGTACAAACTTAGAAACTTATAGTATTCTGACAACATCCCCTAAAGTCTATGTAGTAACTCCCAAGAAACCACCTGTTGACcttttccttaaagggggggtgaaatgctcgttttcactcaatatcctgttaaccttgagtacctatagagtagtactgcatccttcataactccaaaaagtctttagttttattatattcataagagaaagatagtctgtaccgatttttcccggaaaaacacgaccggctggaggcgtggcgtgtgggcggagcttaagaatcacgagcgccagtaggcttttgcgttgagagcgtttggaagttgtgacattatcgtgagggaaaaaccatcatccaaaacaaaccatggctaacagtcagattcagccgtttatttatgatccagaatcagatcccaaggctgaaactgaacgaaagcagcagcagcaacgactcgctccgagcggggctcgaacccgggtctccgatgggaggcggacgcactaacaaggaggcagagatatttgaagcagttttactcaccgcctgcggttccaacacacgatcgtgaccctttttcgctgggactgcattatccttaagaaataaacgatgtgcaaatccggcgtcaaactgggccttgtttgtaaaacaagcatcttcgaaatgcagggaacaaacaaaaacacttgcacaactccgttgatgctctgtaaaaataaactccatccactggtcccttaacgctgttttttttttggtaatatgttcagggttgtcttgccctggcaaccaaaa is drawn from Carassius gibelio isolate Cgi1373 ecotype wild population from Czech Republic chromosome B1, carGib1.2-hapl.c, whole genome shotgun sequence and contains these coding sequences:
- the LOC127949290 gene encoding protocadherin Fat 1 isoform X6, which encodes MALFSILIILSCLHVHIVRSDPGSSQINCATGTNVNVGSVLEGYEGEVELLTNIGPNDRLVLEIYLFPVGLEFVELIYSEGDSSASVQTRKPLDADELKEYGEKLYYSVTCLNSGLKNLRTVDILDINDNPPIFQSESYSATVSETTTVGSDVLRVRADDADVSPENNRITYSILPPVPDEFEVRGDGNIRLKQRLNYNNAQQYIFTVEARDKGGLSDTTTVTITVEDFDNLNPYFDHSLYKASIEENQAGQLSDVTPEEIKAQDGDTGVNEPVVYSITAVFPNEYQSNFEIDRNSGVISVTTALDREEIDQITVNIQAAQRDDVSKTANAVVSVTIKDMDDNPPKFDQDQYTESILENSPQDQFVLHTRITDLDLGGFVGTIRIIPETVPFSISPDGIIRVKSSVDLDRETTASFSFQVEAQENPPSSSKATADVTITLLDENDNSPQFTTSSYEGKVFSNQTVGMQVVQVEAADLDEGPNGEISYSIEFGNERGHFEINENNGEITLINQIDLVVNTILEFALYVTAKDGGAITRSTAAIVNIKAPGESHPQFLRDSYQGQVEEDQADADIVKVDFLSLEPIVPVILKVESDADKFSINQDTGVLSTKVKLDFEEKSSYTVQVSISDGTNRDETSVLVEVLDINDNSPVFESHPATVPVPEDHKVGDEVTSVNATDADSGFNGEVRYTLLGGAGRFSVDQETGVITLAAPLDRETQDEYRLVITAQDQGRPSRSATTTLDISVTDINDNAPIFSEQQYKITVSEHVEVGTNIIDLKATDKDDGENAIVTYHIVKQEPPATPLVFTIDEESGSISLAGKLDFGKVKSYTLDVEGRDGGNPVLTGSVSVTVWVEDVNDKAPVFSKDQYDVSVYENIAGGTALVYLVVSDADEDGFSKGIFIMDSDTFAITDQGVISLRSNATLDRETIDNYIIEVIAVDQPDDGLSSTAQVNITVLDVNDNNPQFLPLPERIEIQEGVYTPSSPGEVCVISATDSDIGENGRVTMTVTSHSNIFSLKDDGTLLANEELDREAQDVYDVVIVAVDHGTPQGHNITRVRVSITDVNDNAPVFSSDTYSRSILIKDAKVGKLLLTVSATDKDAGSNANISYSFSEDSSVVALDAETGDITLTSDLSKVTEDTLLNLTAVATDHGTPAQSDEAEVLINFKLTSLTDTVAFESSSYNFLIKENEPKDTIVGEVKALTGSPQVTVSYNIKTHEDVFSVDEEGTIKALRQLDKEEEEWYILTVEAIDSRTPPNTAETMVSIQVENVNEAPVFENETYEAEMFTITPYKFPIVKVQASDPDVGESSELQYSLVKSTSLVEVEPNTGQIYVLDTSSVGDGLFPLDVKATDKHGLSTTATVQITVKKSKSDNVVVISLNQAVFTVEKKIPETEDSMKKALGLTVKILSVRAEDGIEMRTILRESTAKTYISFIAMDTSGAVIEATEVKEKLQSNHNALKVELEKVFGSDLEFKVEDSSGNNSEDSSGVVLIVLGVLVAVCIVGIVAMTSVYLVRNKKMKDTDSHEESFNIGRTLKKSSIDNGFNFSNKNAEDRGTEIDVSNTREPETNSENDADLRNGSSTSAF